From Candidatus Methylomirabilota bacterium, the proteins below share one genomic window:
- a CDS encoding thermonuclease family protein: protein MRRTWPVTAVTLVLLVVHGSASAAERRPWVTLTDCRYMAAKDNDGDSFRVRCGSRDFHLRLYFVDAPETNLRYAERTREQSEHFGVTLDETMKAGARARDTVQGMLREPFVVRTRWATAGGRGREPRYYALVEVGGRSLVEVLVSRGLARPKGVSLALPTGEKARAYVERLEALERDARQKRLGIWATSTDATTDSPTR, encoded by the coding sequence ATGCGACGAACGTGGCCCGTCACGGCCGTCACCCTCGTGTTGCTCGTTGTGCATGGCTCAGCCAGCGCCGCCGAGCGCCGGCCGTGGGTCACCCTGACCGATTGCCGGTACATGGCGGCCAAGGACAATGACGGGGACAGCTTTCGCGTGCGCTGTGGCTCCCGCGACTTCCATCTCCGGCTCTATTTCGTGGACGCACCGGAGACCAACCTCCGCTACGCGGAGCGGACGCGCGAGCAGAGCGAACATTTCGGTGTCACGCTGGACGAGACCATGAAGGCCGGGGCCAGGGCCAGAGACACGGTGCAGGGGATGTTGCGAGAGCCGTTTGTCGTGCGGACGCGCTGGGCGACGGCGGGGGGCCGTGGCAGAGAGCCGCGTTACTACGCGTTGGTCGAGGTAGGCGGCCGGAGCCTGGTGGAGGTGCTGGTCAGCCGGGGGTTGGCGCGCCCCAAGGGCGTGTCTCTGGCGCTGCCGACCGGTGAGAAGGCTCGGGCATACGTGGAGCGGCTGGAGGCGCTGGAGCGCGACGCCCGGCAGAAGCGGCTCGGCATCTGGGCCACGTCGACGGACGCGACAACCGACTCGCCGACGCGATGA